ttcgacccgaaacgtcgcctatttccttcactccatagatgctgcctcacccgctgaggacagtgatgaatgctgaggtggatgtttgtgttaaatttctaatgtgtttttgtgtgtgcactttttttttattgtaccaatagacaataggtgcaggagtagaggccattcggcccttcgagccagcaccgccattcaatgtgatcagggctgatcatccccaatcagtacccccgttcctgccttctccccatatcccctgactccgctatctttaagagccctatctagctctctcttgaaagcatccagagaaccggcctccaccgccccctgtgaggcagagaattccacagactcacaactctctgtaccgctgctggcaagttcatttcacttgcacttcatagaaacatagacaataggtgcaggaggaggccattcggcccttcgagccagcaccgccattcattgtgatcatggctgatcgtccccaatcaataacccgtgcctgccttctccccatatcccttgatcccactagcccctagagctctatctaactctctcttaaatccatccagtgatttggcctccactgccctctgtggcagggaattccacaaattcacaactctctgggtgaaaaatgttttttctcacctcagtcttaaatggcctcccctttattctaagactgtaggaagcagatgaggaggaatttatttagccagagggtggtgaatctgtggaattctttgccacagacggctgtggaggccacaagtcagtggatatttttaaggcagagatagacagattcttgattagtgcgggtgtcaggggttgaatggcggtgcaggctcgaagggccgaatggcctactgctgcacctattttctatgtttctatgccctctgtggcagggaattccacaaattcacaagtctctgggtgaaaatgttttttttttcttcatgtgcaagtgacgaatcaaactgattgattgattgattgattgattgattgattgatgccttttcgattttccagcatctgcagccccccTTTCGTAAACAAGTTGTTGACGTCAAGCCGCGCCCGCTCGTTGTCGCCCCCCTGTGGCCAGGATGAGTTGGAGCTTCCTGACCCGCTTCCTTGAGGAGATCAACCACCACTCCACGTTTGTGGGCAAGGTGTGGCTGACGGTGCTGGTGATTTTCCGCATCGTGCTGACGGCCGTGGGCGGCGAGGCCATCTACCACGACGAGCAGAGCAAGTTCGTGTGCAACACCCTGCAGCCGGGCTGCGACAACGTGTGCTACGACTCCTTCGCCCCGCTCTCCCACGTGCGATTCTGGGTCTTCCAGATCATCCTCATCTCCGTCCCTTCCGTCATCTACCTGGGCTTCGCCATGCACCGCATCTCGAGCCGGGACTGGTCAAGGTCAGGGCGTCCGGGCCAGGGCCAGGAAGAAGATGCCCATCGTCCACCGGGGGGCAGCCCGGGACTATGAGGAAGCGGAGGGAGACAACGAGGAAGACCCCATGGTCTGCGAGGAGATCGAACCCGAGCCCTCGTCCAAGCCCGACGAGAAAAACGCCGTGGAGGTCAGGCACGACGGCCGGCGTCGAATCAAGGAAGACGGGCTGATGAAGGTGTACGTCCTCCACCTCCTGATGAGGACCCTGTTCGAGGTGGGATTCCTGGTGGGCCAGTACTTCATCTACGGCGTGCAAGTCCTCCCGGGGTTCGTGTGCAGGCAGTCGCCCTGCCCGTACACGGTCGACTGCTTCGTGTCCCGCCCCACCGAGAAGACCATCTTCCTGCTGGTGATGTACGTGGTGAGCGGCCTCTGCCTGTTCCTCACCCTGTGCGAGCTGGTCCACCTGGGCTGCGGCGGCATCCGGGACGGGCTGCGCGGGCGCCGCCTGGCCATGAGCGCCCCCAAGTGCGGCGCCTACGCCCCGCCCGGCTACCACTCCGTCCTGCGCAAGGAGCAGGGCAAGCTGGGCAGCAGCAACGGCGCTTACCGCGGGACCATGGCGCCCGGCAGCTTCGAGATGTCCGACATGGTCCAGAGGCACCTGAAGATGGCCCAGGAGCAACTCAACCTGGCCTACCGGGTGTgcggggacggggacgggccCGCTCACGGTCGCGGCAGGAGCAGCAGCCCAGAGTCTAACGGGACCGCCGCGGAACAGAACCGCCTCAACTTCGCCCAGGAGAACGACGGCGCTTGTTCCGAGAAAGCAGGTAATTCCCCCGGGCGGGGAAGGAGGGGCCTCTCTTGAGTGACAGCTgggatttatttttattagaagccgtGTACgaaagtataaaccgcggcatgtgacataatacatttattggacAGCTTCCATTTTCATTTTAGCAAAGATGGAATAGAAACGTTAGGAACGTGTAAAAATACAatccctaaactaccaaatgagtgtTGTCGAAGAGTAAATAAGTAAAAGAAACAGGGAAAACgtaagaaataaaaagacaaaaacggttaaaaaaccccaaaaaaaccTGCAAGTGATGATATACCGgcttcatttctctccccacccatcacccagtccgtaaatcggtttaattccaaagTTGTAATTCCAAGCTGGGATGTTGATTGGTTCAAGGGTTTGATGGACCCCTTTCAAAGGAGATCGTTTATTTTTACAGAGGgggtcataattgataggagcagaattaggccattcgacccatcatgtctagactatagacagtagacaataggtgcaggagtagaggccattcggcccttcgagccatcaccgccattcaatgtgatcatggctgatcatccccaatcagtaaccccgttcctgccttctccccgtatcccctgactccgctatctttaactctctcttgaaagcatccagagaaccggcctccaccgccctctgaggcagagaattccacagactcaccactctctgtgagaaaaagtgtttcctcgtctccgttctaaatggcttaccccttattcttaaactgtgtggcccctggttctggactccccccaacatcgggaacatgtttcctgcctctagcgtgtccaaacccttaacgatcttatatgtttcaatgagtcgcAGCAGgcggccgaaaatgttcaacgtgttgaaaatccagcggcgaccagaaagacgctacgactctttgggcgactgaggagacgactcacgaccgtacagggcgacatgtcgcggggtgaagcctgtacggtcgtgagtagtcgcccaaagagtcgtaccttgttctggattttcaacaggttgaacaTTTTCGTCCACCTGCTGCGACCAAGTCGCCAAAAaatatctcctaagtgggacaggccctttagttgctgcagcacaacagaatatgtgatcgTAGTACTCCGCAAACACCTTAAATAAAGAAGAAAAATGTTCAGTGCTGATAGAAAAACAACAGATAATGTGGCAAAGATTAAAACAATGGTTTAGTtagaacctctttagtcagagggcggtgaatctgtggaggcaggttctctggatgctttcaagagagagctagatagggctcttaaagatagcggagtcaggggatatggggagaaggcaggaacggggtactgattgtggatgatcagccatgatcacattgaatggcggtgctggctcgaagggcctaatggcctgctcctgcacctattgtctattgtctattgtctattgtctaagtcagtgggtatttttaaggtagaaagagatagatagatcagccatcagtctgaagaagggtctcggcccgaaacgttgcctatttccttcgctccatagatgctgctgcacccgctgagtttcgccagcttttttgtctaccttcgattttccagcatctgcagttccttcttaaacacaatagttagattcttgatgagtacgggtgtcgtggggttacggggagaaggcaggagcatgggggttaggagggagagatagatcagccgtgattgaatggcggagtagacttgatgggccgaatggcctaattctgctcctatcacttatgaccttatgaggtgggaccagtgtagctgggacatgttggtcggtgtgggttagttgggctgaagggcctgtttccacactgtatcgttctatgactctattcagCATGTTCACCGTACAAGTACTGTGAGGATCAATACTGCCAAATAGCAGTTTATCAATCATCAATCGATCAATTATTAaatgtcaggttatggggagaaggcaggagaatgtggttgggagggagagatagatcagccatgattgaatggtgggctagactcgatgggccgaatgtcctaattctactcctattccttatgaccttataatacatgatgacaatcgagccatttacagtaacgAATGGAACCCATGATaaagggaagggtctcgacccgaaacgtcacccattccttctctccagagatgctgcctgtcccgctgagttactccagagtagacttgatgggccaaatggcctttaaGGTAGAAAGGGATAgagtgattcttgattagtacgggtgtcgggggttatggggagaaggcaggagaatggggtgaggagggagagatagatcagccatgatatccttgtgattgaggcagtgcagcgtaggttcacgagactgatccctgggatggcgggactgtcatatgaggaaagattgaaaagactaggtttggattcactggagtttagaaggatgaggggggggctcttatagaaaggactggacaagctagatgcaggaaaaatgttcccaatgttggacgagtccagaaccaggggccacagtcttagaataaaggggaggccatttaagactgaggtgagaaaaaactttttcacccagagagttgtgaatttatggaattccctgccacagagggcagtggaggccaagtcactggatggatttaagagatagttagatagagctctaggggctagtggagtcaagggatatggggagaaggcaggcacgggttattgattgtggatgatcagccatgatcacaatgagtggcggtgctggctcgaagggccgaatggcctcctcctgcacttattttctatgtttcaatgattgAACGacggaggagactcgatgggccgaatggcctaattctgctcctatcacatgaacttatgaatgtcCCCAAGTCTGTGTAGGaatcaagtcctagcctgctcaacctctccctgtagctcaggccctcgagtcctggcaacatctgtgCAATTCATCATCTTGTTGTGGAACTGGATTAAATGGGAATTTTAAAACAATCTTGCCTCAGGCATTTTCCAAGCATAACTTTCAGATTAAACCCAAGCTGGGAACATCGCctatactgctgtgccaccctttgACATCTGTGAGTGTGGGCTTTTATGCCATTGAGGTTTTGACCTGCAGCAACTCTtcaattggccttcataacaagaggagtcgaatataggagcaaagaggtccttctgcagttgtacagagccctagtgagtccacacctggagtattgtgtgcagttttggtcccctaatttgaggaaggacattcttgctattgagggagcgcagcgtaggttcaccaggttgattcccgggatggcgggactgtcatatgctgagagaatggagcagttgggccatctctccctctctctctctctctctccctctatctctctccatctctctctctcctccatctctctctatctatctctatctctcaatttcaattaaaaaactttattggctttATCGGGCATGATAAAAAAATACATAGTTATGTTGCCAAAGCACAAAacgtgacatacatatttaaaatgcaagtgtacagtgcatggatagacatctctctctatatctctctcactcgctctctccccctcccccccctgcagGTTTGCGAGGGTGATCTACACGGAACCTCTCCTCGATCCCCGGCTTCGGACAAGTCCGAGCGCCTCAAGCAATAAAAGGGACCTCGACTGGAAAAGACTTGCATCTCATCTCtgcctcctcctcagcactgagGACAACTTCATCTTTGACAGGAACTGCTCGGCGTAGCTGGCtggagcgggcgggcgggcgggcgggagtggtggtggtagtggtggtggtggtggtggtggcggccATCTGACAACatgcccacacacacgcacaccgcaCACCACGGGCGGCGGCACGCTTGCACCGTCAGCTGCTTCTTCTACCTTCCGGAACATTCCACCAGCCACACCCTGGGTCGGGGCCACGGCGTCTCTCGGGCAGGTTCTCCTGGACCTCCGGGAAGAACCTCCATCTTCCACGTGTATTCGAGAGACCTCTACTCTTACGCCAAGACTGTCCTTAACCAATCACCGACCTTCATCCCGACCACCCCCACCTGCCGCTCGCTGCCAGGCCGCTGATTTTTTAATCATTTCTTCTTATTTTTTAATCCATGTAAAAGAAACACTATTGTCCAACGACTGCCAattgattttaattttaatcctAGTTGTTTACAGCTGTAGAACATTCCAGAATGTTGGGTGTTGCGTAAGAGCGATGATCAAAtgaatttgcttttttttttcattgtctTCGATAACTATTGTCGATGTTTTTTTTTGTCCAAGGACGTTGGTGTTTTGGAAAAGATGTTCTCCTTATTTTCTGGCCAATTTCGTGTCATTTAGTTCAGAGCCTAAAGTGCCCGCCCGCCCTGTAAGATGTATTAGATATTTCCCTCGTATCTccacctcatctcagccctaacgcTCCCTTCAGGATCATTTAATTCATTTTATAGTACAGCGACACAGCTAGTCTTCCTGgcctcggatgctgcctgtgtggagtttgcacgttctctcccctgtgactgtgtgggtttcgtaagttccaggagcagaattaggccattcagccgtctctcccccctaaccccattctcctgccttctccccgtaacccccgacacccgcactaatcaagaatctatctatccctgccttaaaaatatccactgacttgtggcctccacagccgtctgtggcaaataatcccacagattcaccaccctctggctaaagaaattcctcctcagctccttcccaaaagaacgtcctttaattctgagactgtgccctctagtcctagactctcccaccagtggaaacttcctctgcacatcccacagattcaccaccctctgtctaaagaaattcctcctcagctccttcccaaaagaacgtcctttaattctgagactgtgccctctagtcctagactctcccactagtggaatcatcctctccacatcctctatccaagcctttcactatttcactaaatacagtgcattcagaaagtattcagaccccttcactttgtcCACAttctgttacgttacagccttattctaaagtgGATTCAATTCATTTCTTTAATCCTTCAatccacacacaataccccagaatgaagaagcgaaaacaggtgtttagacatatttgcaaagtaattaaaaagaaataactgaaatatcacattacaTCCGTATTCAGACCTTTCACTCCGtactttggcagcaattacagcctcgtGTATTCTTGgggatgatgctacaagcttggcacacctttgTAATTGGGTAatttgtgatatttcagttatttcttttttaaatttctttgcaaaaatgtctataaacacctgttttcgcttcttcatcctggggtattgtgtgtggatTCAATCCATTTTAACAAGCgtttccggagagaaggaacgggaaacgtttcgggtcgagacacttgcaGTTCTAGGCGTTCCGAGCGCAAGCGTTGAGCGAAACTGCGAGTTATGGAAAGAATTTCAAATTTTATTAATGTCCAAGTCGAACATCAGCTggccatggagtgggtgagttagatttagcgcttagggctagcagaaccaagtcaagccaagtctagtcaagtcaagagagtttattgtcttgtgtcccagataggacaatgaaattcttgaatcaagggatattatggggagaattgacaataggtgcaggagtaggccattcggcccttcgagccagcaccgccatttaatatgattcatcgctgatcatccacaatcagtaccccgttcctgccttctccccatatcccctgactccactatctttaagagccctatctagctctctcttgaaagtatccagagaaccggcctccaccgccctctgaggcagagaattccacagactcacaactctctgtgagaaaaagtgtttcctcgtctccattctaaatggctgaccccttattcttaaactgtgtggcccctggttctggactcccccaacatcgggaacatgtttcctgcctctagcgtgtccaagcccttattaatcttatatgtttcaatgaggtaccctctcatccttctaaactccagtacatggcgtacaagcccagccgttccattctctcagcatatgacagtcccgccatcccgggaattaactacgctgcactccctcaatagcaagattgtccttcctcaaattaggggaccaaaactgcacacaatactccaggtgtggtctcactagggccctgtacaactgcagtaggcccGAGCTCTCTGAATTAGGTTTGACCTGCTGAAGAACATCTTTCCCATTCACCTCCGTAAGGTGCATTAACCAAAGATAAACGTATGGTTTACTCTTTttttctaatatatatatattttaggttAAAGTTTGTAGATTGTTGATCCAATGTGTCCTCGTAGTCTTA
The nucleotide sequence above comes from Amblyraja radiata isolate CabotCenter1 unplaced genomic scaffold, sAmbRad1.1.pri scaffold_1209_ctg1, whole genome shotgun sequence. Encoded proteins:
- the LOC116969792 gene encoding LOW QUALITY PROTEIN: gap junction gamma-1 protein-like (The sequence of the model RefSeq protein was modified relative to this genomic sequence to represent the inferred CDS: deleted 1 base in 1 codon), encoding MSWSFLTRFLEEINHHSTFVGKVWLTVLVIFRIVLTAVGGEAIYHDEQSKFVCNTLQPGCDNVCYDSFAPLSHVRFWVFQIILISVPSVIYLGFAMHRIRAGTGQGQGVRARARKKMPIVHRGAARDYEEAEGDNEEDPMVCEEIEPEPSSKPDEKNAVEVRHDGRRRIKEDGLMKVYVLHLLMRTLFEVGFLVGQYFIYGVQVLPGFVCRQSPCPYTVDCFVSRPTEKTIFLLVMYVVSGLCLFLTLCELVHLGCGGIRDGLRGRRLAMSAPKCGAYAPPGYHSVLRKEQGKLGSSNGAYRGTMAPGSFEMSDMVQRHLKMAQEQLNLAYRVCGDGDGPAHGRGRSSSPESNGTAAEQNRLNFAQENDGACSEKAGLRG